In Paralichthys olivaceus isolate ysfri-2021 chromosome 13, ASM2471397v2, whole genome shotgun sequence, the following are encoded in one genomic region:
- the mdc1 gene encoding mediator of DNA damage checkpoint protein 1 isoform X2: MEATQVISDSFLESDEEENEEEDDNKRGQPLAKLCILKNEHVPETELPLFLGVNVLGRDLNACSLHLPAPSISKQHLTISISVFSRRGHSSKEDVEALVWDLGSMNGTRKGRLKLTPNVRYALNDGDSLVVADIPCQYVSCTVEAISSLKGMRTSVSRNTGVKAGSPDVSGKKEDDKSTDSKKCENGDKKARVASTETPVRASCLSLEQTPTQPQGTLVPESDLDSDGERDGGGRGRKTLVSDSDSHKSSPACSTFLSPTNKIVPESEDESPITPSSSTKNRPYRHVRFSKEETEVDVAGQRLEEKKTLAIVDDSEEDEGGEKEHTLSVLPPKSKESGQHVPVTQERNVSFMGDDELPVSTSTVTKDVIVVLIMDSDNGVEGQEEGVASAGPVNLNINQVSQPPNTAIFHMDSDTDVDEDEDALDKVLKTVISCDDSTKLSHVNSVIQPEGITMDSDTDVDDDAAVSDTATKAKPMSVQSASTADSAPLMQPKDFRLDSDTDVDDEDERKCGTNESSSKIDTFSIKLATTPAGPESAAVAPHGLHFDSDTDEEEIPAPTLNESPVVFAADRGVAILSDSDTDVEDDSPQVMSQAVTTLSASPGTKPAALESDSDADTDVEGSGQNGSKPTDLRLDSDTDVEDKEVDIDEAGDDQIPNLGEENASRLMVPLLQNCSTPVQLSGEVENMATQAFVSPSSVPFRGAAGPAVRPVALSSCSDSQEEEDFLVAETQSFILQTRDFQNNPPQDHAMDPTQAFCLETSDDEMDQPSSRDRSFQLGLSESSHRQCQAQALAMENTQAFVERSVNMEDTQAYANTPTADRTFADNDANMEATQAYGEDEEPDRRPEKEDRTDLVLEATQAYISKSESDSENEMDEDESKDITATAETQPFGFTTSCTPSMAETQPISAFEEEESVAEESEEHRKTIKPQQRMSGEVLSVAQTQPMNACGNEESDDEEEEQTQPLIGSGLLGAETQPMATSDDEDLIPGPRKRRAKQLSEEEGTQTLTNSEVSTVVIQTVDAGEGGESGEEEEEQTQPLTGAGLLVAETQPMHVGCAETQPMATSDDEDWMPGPQKRRAKQLSEEDGTQTLTNSEVSAVEIQTVDAGEGGESDEEDKQTQPLTGAGLLVAETQPIHFGCAETQPMATSDDDDLMLGPRKRRAEQLSEEEETQTLTNSEVSAVEIQTVNAGEGGESDEEDSITVFRGRRAKALKLEETQSLSGSLCSETQPMGGCEGEQSDEDDSIPGPRKRKAKQLRLEDEDTQPLTVGTQPVEMVEDKESNDEDSFPGPRKRKAKALQLQEEESQTLSSSEVPAVESQVTQSEAGTSGISVRDKQGSRARIREEEEQTECSESPKRQTRGKSKALPTTRGRGGKSGPDRDESEVEEEVEQGRRTRGRTFTRKQKDDEEDGEKCEFERNKPVENGKRIKKKLKGLGEERDVADVRDKERKKREIEEIERCIMEEKIKKENKEEQERLNAENIERIRLEQEKVEKARQEQEEKERADRIQKEKEQFEKKRDNDEKERLEREKAEREERKKLERERKEQEERERLDREKRELEERLERERREEEHQERLQREEKEWEERERLEKEKEAKEQQENKSKVRMRGRGATNKATTAACSTEQDSAILADDDVPARRTRSRSNSSNSISSERSASSINTQQGRGRGRGRGAKRTSEPPKTVVVRSSNRRRTVAAETTEQDSNDSCSVRSQSRGRGGRQRGRPRITEAVPDSIPSINSQSDQNSAPKPAARGRKGRKTEPSSSAVPQEDDKEKADSQHTRTTRGQRRATTNISESTAADEDKQSNQDEGHGSEESRLPERNVWGRAQKSAASAASNGDEAKDKRQERKRELEPNKEEDSHSSANISKVKEKVRAVETTQEEGKDETKDENPVQAKRRGRASSAQVKRDAKESPFEVEGKNVSEKVEIGEKRGRRRPSVVQKNRKEEQEESGTSANSLTQEAKVQTPEPQTPTSRVSRKRQAPVDSSPVAKTPRSSLSSPAARGRLQAASQAYKVLFTGVTDEAGERVLARLGGNMAKGVADMNCLVTDKVRRTVKFLCAVAKGIPIVTTCWLEKSGKAGSFLSPHAFVVKDPEQEKKFGFCLQTSLTVASSHTLLQGYEIHVTKSVKPEPAQMKDIICCSGATFLPKMPSSHKPQTVVISCEEDWSLCGPAVSSSLRVVTAEFILSGILQQKVDFQTHALSAPVTNAGGRGRGRNKT; this comes from the exons ATGGAGGCTACACAGGTGATCTCTGACTCATTCCTGGAGTCagatgaggaagaaaatgaagaggaggatgataaTAAGAGGGGTCAGCCATTGGCTAAACTGTGCATCTTAAAAAACGAGCACGTCCCTGAGACAG AGTTGCCCCTCTTTTTGGGAGTTAATGTCCTGGGCCGTGACCTTAACGCCTGCAGCCTGCACCTGCCAGCACCTTCAATATCCAAGCAGCACCTGACCATCAGCATCTCTGTCTTCAGCAGAAGAGGTCATAGCAGTAAAGAGGATGTAGAGGCTTTGGTTTGGGACCTCGGGAGCATGAATGGGACCCGCAAAGGCCGTTTAAAGCTGACACCTAACGTACGCTATGCCCTCAATGATGGTGACAGTTTGGTGGTGGCAGACATCCCATGTCAGTATGTCAGCTGCACTGTAGAAGCAATCTCTTCCCTAAAGGGCATGAGGACTTCTGTGAGCAGAAATACGGGTGTAAAGGCTGGTTCACCGGATGTCTCTGGAAAAAAGGAAGATGACAAAAGCACAGACAGcaagaaatgtgaaaatggaGACAAAAAGGCAAGAGTGGCATCAACCGAGACTCCTGTCAGGGCCAGTTGCCTCTCCTTAGAGCAAACACCAACCCAGCCACAGGGGACCCTGGTCCCAGAATCTGACTTGGActcagatggagaaagagacggaggaggcagagggcGTAAGACTTTAG TGTCTGATTCTGACTCCCATAAATCTAGTCCTGCTTGTTCCACATTCTTGAGTCCCACAAACAAAATTGTCCCTGAAAG TGAGGATGAAAGTCCTATCACACCATCCTCCTCCACTAAAAATAGGCCATACAGACATGTCAGATTCAGCAAGGAAGAGACAGAAGTAGATGTGGCTGGACAGCggctggaggaaaaaaagacacttGCGATCGTGGATGACAGTGAAGAAGacgaaggaggagagaaagaacacACTCTGTCTGTTCTTCCTCCGAAGTCTAAGGAAAGTGGACAACATGTACCAGTGACACAGGAAAGAAATGTCAGTTTTATGGGAGATGATGAGTTGCCTGTCTCTACATCAACAGTCACAAAAGATGTGATCGTTGTATTAATCATGGACAGTGACAATGGTGTGGAGGGACAGGAGGAAGGGGTGGCATCTGCAGGTCCTGTGAACTTGAACATAAACCAAGTCAGTCAGCCaccaaacactgccatctttcACATGGACAGTGATACAGATGtcgatgaggatgaagatgccTTGGACAAAGTTCTTAAAACTGTGATTTCCTGTGATGACAGTACCAAACTTTCTCATGTTAACTCAGTTATTCAGCCTGAGGGAATTACTATGGACAGTGACACTGATGTGGATGACGATGCTGCTGTGTCAGACACTGCCACAAAAGCAAAGCCCATGTCAGTTCAGAGTGCATCCACAGCTGACTCTGCTCCTTTAATGCAACCAAAAGATTTCCGCCTTGACAGTGACACAGATGTTGACGATGAAGACGAAAGGAAATGTGGAACAAATGAATCAAGCTCTAAAATAGACACATTTTCCATTAAATTGGCCACAACTCCAGCTGGGCCTGAATCTGCCGCTGTTGCTCCTCATGGCCTACATTTCGACAGTgacacagatgaagaagagatCCCTGCCCCTACACTCAATGAATCCCCAGTGGTGTTTGCTGCAGACAGAGGGGTTGCTATTCTGtctgacagtgacacagacgTGGAAGACGATTCTCCTCAGGTTATGTCTCAAGCTGTCACAACCTTGTCTGCCTCTCCTGGTACCAAGCCAGCAGCTCTTGAGTCAGATTCGGATGCAGACACAGATGTGGAGGGGTCAGGCCAGAACGGATCCAAACCAACTGACCTCAGATTGGACAGTGATACAGATGTGGAGGATAAGGAGGTAGACATTGACGAGGCAGGTGATGACCAGATCCCTAATTTAGGCGAAGAAAACGCATCTCGGCTGATGGTTCCTCTTCTGCAGAACTGCTCTACTCCTGTACAACTGTCAG GAGAGGTGGAAAATATGGCTACTCAGGCTTTCGTAAGTCCCTCTTCAGTTCCATTTAGGG GTGCTGCAGGCCCTGCTGTAAGACCTGTAGCATTGTCATCCTGCTCAGACAGCCAGGAGGAAGAGGACTTTCTGGTGGCTGAGACGCAGTCCTTCATTCTTCAGACCCGAGATTTCCAAAACAACCCTCCACAGGACCATGCCATGGACCCCACCCAAGCTTTTTGCCTTGAAACTTCTGATGATGAAATGGATCAACCGTCCAGCAGAGACAGGTCTTTTCAGCTGGgattgtctgaaagcagccacCGACAGTGTCAGGCCCAAGCTCTAGCCATGGAGAACACCCAGGCATTTGTGGAAAGGAGTGTGAATATGGAAGATACCCAAGCATATGCAAATACCCCAACAGCAGATAGAACCTTTGCAGACAATGATGCAAATATGGAGGCTACACAGGCCTatggagaggatgaggagccTGACAGACGTCCTGAAAAAGAAGATCGGACAGATTTGGTTCTAGAAGCAACACAGGCATATATTTCAAAGTCAGAAAGTGATTCAGAGAATGAGATGGATGAAGATGAGAGCAAAGATATTACTGCTACTGCTGAGACTCAGCCTTTTGGCTTTACTACTTCATGTACTCCTTCCATGGCTGAAACCCAACCAATATCTGCctttgaggaagaggagagtgtGGCAGAAGAGAGTGAGGAACATAGGAAGACAATTAAACCTCAGCAAAGAATGTCTGGTGAAGTTTTATCAGTAGCTCAAACTCAGCCCATGAATGCATGTGGTAATGAAGAaagtgatgatgaagaagaggagcagacaCAGCCTCTCATTGGTTCAGGTTTATTAGGTGCTGAAACTCAGCCCATGGCTACAAGTGATGATGAGGACTTAATTCCAGGCCCACGAAAAAGAAGAGCGAAGCAACTGTCTGAAGAAGAGGGGACGCAAACACTCACAAACTCTGAGGTCTCTACAGTTGTAATTCAGACAGTGGATGCAGGTGAAGGTGGGGAaagtggtgaagaagaagaggagcagacaCAGCCTCTCACTGGTGCAGGTTTATTAGTTGCTGAAACCCAGCCCATGCACGTTGGTTGTGCTGAAACTCAGCCCATGGCTACAAGTGATGATGAGGACTGGATGCCAGGCCCACAAAAAAGAAGAGCGAAGCAACTGTCTGAAGAAGATGGAACGCAAACACTCACAAACTCTGAGGTCTCTGCAGTTGAAATTCAGACAGTAGATGCAGGTGAAGGTGGGGAAAGTGATGAAGAAGATAAGCAGACACAGCCTCTCACTGGTGCAGGTTTATTAGTTGCTGAAACCCAGCCCATTCACTTTGGTTGTGCTGAAACTCAGCCCATGGCTACAAGTGACGATGACGACTTGATGCTAGGCCCACGAAAGAGAAGAGCAGAGCAActgtctgaagaagaggagacgcAAACACTCACAAACTCTGAGGTCTCTGCAGTTGAAATTCAGACAGTGAATGCAGGTGAAGGTGGGGAAAGTGATGAAGAAGACTCGATTACAGTTTTTAGAGGAAGACGAGCAAAAGCACTGAAACTTGAGGAGACGCAATCCCTCTCTGGTAGTCTATGCTCCGAAACTCAGCCCATGGGTGGATGTGAGGGTGAGCAAAGTGACGAAGACGACTCAATTCCTGGCCCacgaaaaagaaaagcaaagcaaCTTCGACTTGAAGATGAGGACACACAGCCTCTCACTGTTGGAACTCAGCCAGTGGAAATGGTTGAAGATAAGGAAAGTAATGATGAGGACTCGTTTCCAGGTCcaagaaaaagaaaggcaaaGGCTCTGCAACTTCAAGAGGAGGAGTCACAAACGCTTTCAAGTTCTGAGGTCCCTGCTGTTGAAAGTCAAGTGACACAATCTGAAGCTGGAACCAGTGGAATCAGTGTTAGAGATAAACAAGGGTCAAGGGCAAGaataagagaggaggaagaacagaCAGAGTGTTCAGAATCTCCAAAGAGACAGACGAGAGGGAAGAGTAAAGCTTTGCCAACTaccagaggaagagggggaaaatcCGGGCCTGATCGGGATGAAAgtgaggtagaggaggaggtagagcagggtAGGAGAACAAGGGGGAGAACGTTTACAAGGAAGCAGAAAGAcgatgaagaagatggagaaaagTGTGAATTTGAAAGAAATAAACCTGTTGAAAATGGCAAGcgaataaagaaaaaactaaaaggattgggagaggagagagatgttGCAGACgtaagagataaagagagaaaaaagagggagatagAGGAAATAGAGAGATGTATAATGGAagaaaaaatcaaaaaagaaaataaggaaGAACAAGAAAGATTGAATGCTGAAAACATAGAGAGGATAAGACTCGAACAGGAAAAAGTAGAGAAAGCGAGACAGGaacaagaagaaaaggaaagagctGATCGaatacaaaaagagaaagaacagtTTGAGAAGAAAAGAGATAATGATGAAAAGGAGAGATTGGAACGTGAAAAGGCAGAacgagaagagagaaagaaattggaaagggaaagaaaggagcaggaagaaagagagagattggacagagaaaagagggaattAGAAGAGAGActtgagagggagaggagggaagaagaaCACCAAGAAAGActgcagagggaagaaaaggaatgggaagaaagagaaagactggagaaagaaaaagaggccaaagaacaacaagaaaacaaatctaaagTGCGTATGAGAGGTCGAGGAGCAACGAATAAAGCTACTACTGCTGCATGTTCAACAGAGCAAGACTCAGCTATATTAGCAGATGATGATGTCCCAGCGAGGAGAACCAGATCTCGCTCCAACTCCTCTAACTCGATCAGCTCTGAGAGATCTGCGTCAAGTATCAACACCCAGCAGGGCCGCGGGAGAGGTCGAGGCAGAGGAGCAAAAAGAACCAGCGAGCCACCTAAGACAGTCGTCGTCAGAAGCAGCAACAGGAGGAGGACGGTGGCTGCAGAGACAACAGAGCAGGACAGTAATGATAGCTGCAGTGTGAGATCtcaaagcagaggaagaggaggcaggcaGCGAGGAAGACCAAGGATAACAGAGGCTGTGCCAGACTCTATCCCTTCTATCAATAGTCAGAGTGATCAGAATTCTGCTCCCAAACCTGCAGCCAGAGGTAGGAAGGGCAGGAAAACTGAGCCATCctctagtgcagttcctcagGAAGATGATAAAGAGAAGGCAGACTCACAGCATACTCGTACCACAAGGGGACAGCGCAGAGCCACGACAAACATCTCTGAATCAACTGCTGCAGACGAGGATAAGCAGTCCAATCAGGACGAAGGTCACGGCAGTGAGGAATCACGTCTTCCTGAGAGGAATGTCTGGGGCAGAGCCCAAAAATCAGCAGCTTCTGCAGCCAGCAATGGAGATGAAGCGAAAGACAAAAGacaagaaaggaagagagagctCGAGCCAAATAAAGAGGAGGATTCTCACAGTAGTGCCAACATTTCTAAAGTAAAAGAGAAAGTCCGAGCAGTAGAGACAACACaggaagaaggaaaagatgAAACTAAAGATGAGAATCCTGTCCAAGCTAAGAGGAGAGGTAGAGCATCTAGTGCTCAAGTCAAGAGGGATGCAAAGGAATCTCCTTTTGAAGTAGAGGGGAAAAATGTGAGTGAGAAAGTAGAGATTGGTGAGAAGAGGGGCAGACGTCGACCATCAGTCGTCCAGAAGAATAggaaagaggagcaggaagagagtGGAACTTCTGCCAATTCCCTGACACAGGAGGCTAAAGTACAGACTCCAGAG CCACAGACTCCGACCAGCAGAGTATCCCGGAAGCGACAGGCTCCTGTGGACTCCTCCCCTGTGGCAAAGACTCCTCGCTCCTCCTTGTCTTCCCCTGCAGCTAGAGGTCGACTACAAGCTGCGAGTCAGGCCTACAAA GTGCTGTTCACAGGCGTGACAGATGAAGCTGGGGAGAGAGTGCTGGCTCGTCTTGGAGGCAACATGGCTAAAGGTGTGGCAGACATGAACTGCCTGGTGACTGATAAAGTGCGCAGGACTGTCAAGTTCCTTTGTGCTGTGGCCAAAGGAATCCCAATTGTCACCACATGCTGGTTGGAAAAG AGCGGTAAAGCTGGGAGCTTCCTGTCACCTCatgcttttgttgtgaaggatccggagcaggagaagaagttTGGTTTCTGCCTGCAGACTTCTCTGACAGTTGCCAGCAGTCACACTCTATTACAG GGATATGAGATCCACGTTACAAAATCAGTTAAGCCGGAGCCAGCTCAAATGAAAGACATTATCTGCTGCAGTGGAGCAACATTTCTCCCCAAGATGCCCTCTTCTCACAAG CCTCAGACTGTAGTGATTTCCTGCGAGGAGGACTGGTCGCTGTGCGGCCCGGCCGTGTCTTCATCCCTCCGTGTCGTCACTGCCGAGTTCATTCTCTCAGGAATCCTTCAGCAGAAAGTTGACTTTCAAACACACGCACTCTCTGCTCCTGTCACTAatgcaggaggcagaggaaggggCAGGAACAAGACATAG